The following proteins come from a genomic window of Gossypium raimondii isolate GPD5lz chromosome 5, ASM2569854v1, whole genome shotgun sequence:
- the LOC105770587 gene encoding ethylene-responsive transcription factor TINY, with translation MTEQQNSETECSSNSLSWPPRSPTSPASTHSPHPNSLPGSTTTLNGKPETTCDTNRKMKRMRDSSKHPVYRGVRMRSWGKWVSEIREPRKKSRIWLGTFPTPEMAARAHDVAALSIKGNSAILNFPELANSLPRPVSLAPRDVQAAAAKAAQMGNLDSPSPSTTSSSSTSTLSSSSSLSSLVSHLDLSSASDELTEIVELPSLGTSYESVELGSEFIFADSMDGWFYPPPWLESMEDCEYVCNQLVVPESVLQNGFKQGLLWDY, from the coding sequence atgactgagcaGCAAAATTCAGAAACAGAGTGCAGTTCCAACTCATTGTCTTGGCCTCCACGATCACCTACATCGCCTGCGTCAACTCATTCACCTCATCCTAACTCGCTCCCTGGCTCAACCACGACTCTAAATGGTAAACCTGAAACCACCTGTGATACTAAtagaaagatgaagagaatgagGGATTCAAGCAAGCACCCAGTTTACCGTGGCGTCCGAATGAGGAGCTGGGGCAAATGGGTGTCAGAAATCCGCGAGCCACGCAAGAAATCCCGCATTTGGCTCGGTACTTTCCCTACTCCAGAAATGGCAGCTCGGGCACACGACGTGGCCGCTTTAAGTATCAAAGGCAACTCAGCCATTCTCAACTTCCCTGAACTCGCCAACTCTTTACCTCGACCCGTGTCATTAGCACCCCGCGACGTCCAAGCTGCGGCAGCCAAAGCTGCCCAAATGGGAAACTTGGACTCCCCATCACCATCCACTACATCATCATCTTCCACTTCAACATTGTCATCATCGTCATCCCTATCCTCTCTGGTTTCTCACTTGGACTTATCTTCAGCGTCAGACGAATTAACCGAGATAGTGGAGCTCCCAAGTCTAGGGACAAGTTACGAGTCGGTGGAGTTGGGGAGTGAGTTTATATTCGCAGACTCGATGGACGGATGGTTTTACCCTCCACCATGGCTTGAAAGCATGGAAGACTGTGAGTACGTTTGTAATCAGTTAGTAGTACCCGAGAGCGTTTTACAAAACGGCTTCAAACAAGGTTTGCTATGGGATTATTag
- the LOC105769162 gene encoding carotenoid 9,10(9',10')-cleavage dioxygenase, whose translation MACYYYVPFQGHCSFRNPTLSFSLNFNFINTTHHLASSFKPFLRELEQHVFGVDVVKAAVKNTSVKLLDAFVDSAFQFVDYPLDPSQTNAAPVDEIKEAAVITNIHGDIPSEFPQGVYIRNGPNPLFGGLKSTKSVFGESSPIWVEGEGMLHALYFSKDINGNWTVVYNNRHVETDTFKLEKLRNKPSFLPAIQGDPLAVFTSFLLNLVRFGKPLKNISNTNVFEHSGKLYSIAENNLPQEIDILTLEALGDWDVNGAWNRSFTAHPKRVPGTGELVTMGIAATKPFVEVGVISADGKELVHKLDLKLDRCPLSHEIGVTKRYIVFMDCPLTVDVNRLIHGGKLIKYESEGNARIGIMPRYGDAGSIHWFKVKPNCTFHIFNCFEDGDEVVVLGCRALASVIPGPDPGSKEFAWFPTKFKPAPGKPFEDAISEDQLLFHRPYEWRLNVRTGAVKERNLIGANNFPMEFPMINGAFTGLKNKYGYTQVCHCDSIAATGMGRFGGLAKLFFEEQNTEEGSINVEYHMFERNTYCTGAAFVRKEGGAEEDDGWIITFVHHEDTNICQAYIIDTKNFLNEPVAKITLPCRVPDGFHGAFMPIQLLNKM comes from the exons atggCATGTTATTACTATGTTCCATTTCAAGGGCATTGCTCCTTTCGAAATCCCACTCTCTCTTTCTCACTTAACTTTAATTTCATCAACACAACTCACCATCTTGCCTCTTCTTTCAAG CCCTTTTTGAGAGAATTGGAGCAACATGTTTTTGGAGTCGATGTAGTGAAAGCTGCAGTGAAGAACACTTCTGTTAAGTTGCTTGATGCATTTGTAGATTCTGCTTTCCAGTTTGTTGACTACCCTTTGGACCCATCTCAG ACAAACGCTGCTCCAGTTGATGAAATAAAAGAAGCTGCAGTTATCACCAACATCCATGGCGATATTCCATCTGAATTTCCACAAGGAGTCTACATAAGAAATG GACCAAATCCTTTGTTTGGGGGATTGAAGTCAACCAAATCTGTATTTGGGGAGTCAAGTCCTATATGGGTTGAAGGTGAAGGAATGCTTCACGCTTTGTATTTCAGTAAAGACATTAATGGGAATTGGACTGTTGTTTACAATAACAGACATGTTGAAACTGATACATTCAAGCTCGAAAAACTTCGAAACAAACCCTCTTTTCTTCCGGCCATCCAAGGGGATCCTCTTGCTGTTTTCACTTCTTTCTTGCTCAATTTG GTGAGATTTGGAAAACcgttaaaaaatataagtaataccAACGTTTTCGAGCATTCTGGGAAGTTGTATTCCATTGCAGAAAATAACTTGCCTCAAGAGATTGACATCTTAACACTAGAGGCTTTAGGTGACTGGGATGTTAATGGAGCATGGAACCGATCATTTACTGCCCATCCTAAG AGAGTTCCAGGTACTGGGGAGCTGGTTACCATGGGAATTGCAGCAACTAAACCTTTTGTTGAAGTGGGAGTAATTTCTG ctGATGGGAAGGAATTAGTTCACAAACTAGATCTTAAACTCGATAGATGCCCACTTAGCCATGAGATTGGAGTTACAAAGAG ATATATTGTCTTCATGGATTGCCCACTAACTGTTGATGTAAATAGACTTATTCATGGTGGCAA gttaataaaatatgaaagtgaAGGAAATGCAAGAATTGGTATAATGCCTCGCTATGGAGATGCTGGTTCAATCCACTGGTTTAAAGTGAAACCTAATTGCACTTTTCACATTTTCAACTGCTTTGAGGATGGTGATGAG gTTGTTGTATTGGGGTGTAGAGCTCTTGCATCAGTCATACCAGGACCTGATCCGGGTTCAAAAGAATTTGCGTGGTTTCCAACAAAATTTAAGCCTGCCCCTGGTAAACCATTTGAAGATGCCATTTCAGAAGACCAGTTATTGTTTCATCGACCGTATGAATGGAGATTGAACGTGCGCACCGGAGCTGTGAAGGAGAGAAACCTGATAGGGGCTAATAATTTCCCCATGGAATTTCCCATGATCAATGGAGCTTTTACAGGTTTGAAAAACAAATATGGTTACACCCAAGTATGTCACTGCGACTCAATCGCTGCCACAG GCATGGGAAGATTTGGTGGCCTTGCCAAGCTCTTCTTTGAAGAGCAAAATACTGAAGAAGGATCAATCAATGTAGAATATCACATGTTTGAGAGGAACACGTACTGTACTGGAGCTGCCTTTGTCCGTAAGGAAGGAGGTGCTGAAGAAGATGATGGTTGGATTATCACGTTTGTTCATCACGAAGACACTAATATATGTCAA gCTTATATAATCGACACCAAGAACTTCCTCAATGAGCCAGTTGCTAAAATTACACTCCCATGCAGAGTCCCGGATGGTTTTCATGGAGCTTTTATGCCAATCCAACTGCTAAACAAAATGTGA